Part of the Macrobrachium rosenbergii isolate ZJJX-2024 chromosome 2, ASM4041242v1, whole genome shotgun sequence genome is shown below.
tattattattattattattattattattattattattattattattattattattataacagtaatgataataattaatattattattgcctcTATCGTtaaaaaataacatgataaacaataaaaaaaatcaaacctctCCCTCTCCAGTTTCTGTCTTCAAGCTACGAATAATTCTCCCCACCCGAGAAATACAGAGATAAGGTCCCGAGGTCACGTGAcaagaaaacaaatgaacgaTGTCGAAATGTTTTGGTAATTTGGCCGCGAGTTTTCCCCCAAAGTTAATGAAAATCTCACCAAGACAACACGACACAAAATTACCCCCAGACAACAACTAATTGAAGAAGTTCCACAAGAGCTTTGCCAagggagaatattttttttattcccgttttcgttttctcatttttcttgctcgtttcttctctttttcctttttatttttgtttcccttcccacccctctctctgtctctgtctctctcttgatatatatgtgtgtatatatatatatatatatatatatatatatatatatatatatatatatatatatatatatatatatatatatatatatatatatatatatatattatgtgtatgtatgtatgtatgtatatatatatatatatatatatatatatatatatatatatatctatatatatatatatatatatatatgtgtgtgtgtgtgtgtgtgtgtgtgtgtgtgtgtgtgtctgtgtagttTTCGGaattattgtgtatttttctcagattcatttattattctttgagATTATAATGTTCTTAAccgtttgctttttatttatttgcgcaTTTTATGCTATTCTATATATACTCGTCTCGATTATCTAGTTCTTATCACTGCTAAACTCTTTGGTCATCTGCATTTATGCATTCCTTCGTGATTATCTCGTCCGTTTTCTCAATTTTAtggctttattttctctctgataCCTTTCCCCCttgtatctttatttacttttttgcattttgatgCAATCatcgttatttcatttattgttaacaCTGATATGCCACTGGTGATTTCTATTGCAATAATACCAGGGTAACAGgaatatctttcatttctttttgttgttgataAGAATGTTCTCCAGTTCAGCAGAGAATTATTTCGGTAATatgatttataaaattaaaaggttatagatttagaattttttattcgattactaataatatttttaatttccatataatttctattttgttttgagtGTCGATTTGCATGTCCAGATCCCAAGaggggaaattatttttaaaagtttctaaATGATTACGTCTTTCAgtatacattgtttatatatgccgaaattcatgtttctttcaaaaaatatctaatctgtctatctatccatctatttatttatctgtctttaaAAGCTTCACACAGGCATCCTTCTATAAgagtattttacttttcttattttatttttctttttatctttttcttcttattttaaataTACTCCAGGCGAGGCTTTcatcatatgaattttattattcgttattttctttttatttctctttccctactctcatgaaatattcttttgattcattttcttattttttgttttttttttcattttattgatttccATTCTCCCAACAACGTCCTAATTACGTTTTCTTGGGATGAATGTTCCTCTTTTCTTCGTATGAtattgtcttcctcttcttcttcttcttcttcttcttcttcttcttcttctgttttccccgTTCTTCCAACGATGCTCTAGTTAAGTTTTCCTCTTGCGTAATTCCTGCTTCGACTTTCTTCTACTCTAATTACTGCTTTCGTCCTTCTttcttgcttgagagagagagggggggcaaggAAGCGTTAATTGGCTTGCAAAGTAATTAGTGCCAATGTTTCTTTGTCTTCCGTAAAAGCACTGTTTGTTGAGCCCTCTTCATTGCGTCGCCGTATAGCGCATTTTAAAACAGCCCAGTCTCAGGATCGCGTTTCAGTTTGATATTCGCATCGACACTGGTAACACTTTCTCTGCCAAAGTCTTCAGAAATTGGCAAtacatttctctccctttttgtCTTGTGCAAAAATACTATCATTTTAACCAAAAGCATCTtaaatttcttcagtttcttaTCAATGTTATATTACCTGTTTCCGTAAATGTCTCTGTTAAACATATTGTACCTGTCTCAGTGACTCCACACCTACTTGGCAACACTGCTTCAAGGGAATTTACACCAGACCCTCAACACTGTTTCTCGGAATATCATACCTGATTGGTAAGCCTGTTTCGAAACCCTTCCCACTAAACTGGTAACACTGCTAGAAGGGAATTCACACCGGAATAAAACGTTGTTTTGAGGGAATTCCCAATGGAGTGGCAACTATCCTACAGGGGATTTCACACCATAATGGCATAGATGTTTCGAAGAAATTCGCACTGGATTGGTAGCACTGCTACAAGGGATTTCGTACCAGAATGGAAACATTGTTCCGAAGGACTTCCCACTGGACTAGCAATTCTGCTACAAGAGAATTCACGCCAGAATGGCAACATTGTTTCGAAGGACTTCCCACTGAACTGGTAATACTGATGCAAGGGCATTCACACCAGAATGGCAACGTTGTATCAAAGGCATTCTAGATGGAACTCCGTTACAAGGGCATTCACATCATACTGGCAACACCACTTCCCTTTCACTCTAGTCTGGCAACGCTGCTCCTACTGGTAACACTGCTTCGAAAGAATTCTCACCAGCTGGCAACACTGCCTCGGGGACCCTTCCTGAGGCGACGAGTTGAAATCAGAAGTTTTAATCAACCTGTAAGTGCAGTTCGAAGGAAAACAAATCAATTATCAAGTTCCAATGGCCATGATGAGGAGTTGAGAAAGACTGCTAAATGGACGGGGGAAATTGTTCGTTCATTATGCAACCAAATGAAAAACaggggaacctctctctctctctctctctctctctctctctctctctctctctctctctctgcttacccAACTATCAACAAAAGACCAGCCAGCCATTTtcctatcgctctctctctctctctctctctctctctctctctctctctcctttgggagTCAAAGGAACACCAGagttctgtttctgtttctctttctttctctctttgtcatcCTGCTTTTATGAAGCCGATGGACAccaaagggttctctctctctctctctctctctctctctctctctctctttatagaggTAAATGAAtaccagagttctctctctctctctctctctctctctctctctctctctctctctctctctctctctctctctctctttatcaagacAAATGAACGtcacagagctctctctctctctctctctctctctctctctctctctctctctgtcgttccatTATGCCATTCGGACTGTAATCCCACcaattttatttcaaacaatCATAATACTTCAGGCATTGTATTTTGAAGCATTAACATTGTTGCGAGATGTGGCGTTATTGCAGAGCGTGTGGGAAGTTCTTTAATCAGCAAAGAAAAGTGGGGGAAAAGGTGGGGAATTCCTTCCCCACAACAGTGGGAATAGAAACATATAATAGTTGATTGTTTGTCTGTGAGATTCGATTGCTTAAGCAAGTGGGCAGAAGTGTATTGATTCGATTTaggaaatttaggctgtcaagctaaTCACCGGagcacttccagccattcagcgcttaagacagtgacaaaagggagttggagtggttggacagcaaaataaagagatccagatattaaagaaaatgaagcacaATGATCTAAAGGTGTAACCGGAAGAAAACTAGAAGtaaggaagcgggaatgaaggtaaagtaaatggttaaaaaaaatgagttcagctatgggccgaagggacgctgcaaatacccctagtaatgcctacagtgcaccgcgtgaggtgcactgacgatgTCAGAAATAGGGATGTTGTAGTTACGGAGTAAATTGtgtttctttatgaaataaaagatcgCCCTTATGTGTAAGTATAAggcaaaaatagaatttaaaattaattgtttcattattttctttgaagaagagtttgtatataataataataataataataataataataataataataataataataataataataataataataataataattgtttctaCAGCATTTGATTTGTATAGTGCCTCCTCTGGTCTATATAAATCATTGCCCTCAGAGAGGTcacttcctaataataataataataataataataataataataataataataataataataataataataaaaaatattattattattattattattattattattattattattattattattgatatcaaaCCCTAACCAGACGCAAGCGACGTCCTGTTTCCAAGACTCtcaaaacctacaaaaaaaaaggaaaaacattttggaTCACGAAAGGAGTCTTCTGCATCACGAGAGGAATTATCGCGATCGTTTCTCTCTCCCGTTTGAGTCTCTTCGGCGGCCAGAGGACAGTCACCTGGGTGTTTGCCTTTCTTTATAAGGTTTGAGGGACGACGCTGCTTTTGCGATTTTGAcacagtagcagtagcagtagtagtagcagtagtagtattggTGATATCAGTACGGTTGGTGGTGGAggtagtaggagtagtagtagtagtagtagtagtagtactggtGATGGCGGTGGTGGTAGTAATGGTGGCACTGATATTAGTAGCGGTGGAGATGGCAGTGGTAGTAGTTATGGTAGTATTGGTAATATTAGTATTGGTGGCGGTGGAGgtaaaagtagtagtaataatggaAGTGgtgatagtaatagtagtagtagtagaggtggtggtaatagtagtagtggtagtggtggtggaggtggtggtagTATTAGTGGCACTGATATTAATAGCGGTGGTGATGGCAGTAGGAGCAGCAGTAGTAATATTGGTAATATTAGTAATGgaagtggtggtagtagtagtggtagttgtggtggaggtggtggtagtagtagtagtggtagtggtggtggaggtggtggtagCAATAGTGGCACTGATATTAGTAGCTGTGGTGAtggcagtagcagtagcagtagtagcattGGTAATGTTAGTACTGATGGTGGTGGAGGTagaagtattagtagtagtaatggaagtggtggtagtagtagtggtagagGTGGTGGTAATAGTAGTGGCACTAGTAGTAGTGGTGGCGGCGGTGGTGATTAGTAACAGTAGCATTGATATTAGTAGCGGTGGTGATGGCGGTAGCAGTAGTAGTCTTAGTGGTAGTATTAGTGGTGGTGATATTAGTGGTAGTAACAGTAATAGTGATGTTGGCGgcagtagtattagtagcagtggtggtggtggtagtggtagaatagctattattattat
Proteins encoded:
- the LOC136842769 gene encoding loricrin-like, with translation MRVIYTVSESDTQLNIHSSSSSSSSSSIGDISTVGGGGSRSSSSSSSSSTGDGGGGSNGGTDISSGGDGSGSSYGSIGNISIGGGGGKSSSNNGSGDSNSSSSRGGGNSSSGSGGGGGGSISGTDINSGGDGSRSSSSNIGNISNGSGGSSSGSCGGGGGSSSSGSGGGGGGSNSGTDISSCGDGSSSSSSSIGNVSTDGGGGRSISSSNGSGGSSSGRGGGNSSGTSSSGGGGGD